In a single window of the Elaeis guineensis isolate ETL-2024a chromosome 8, EG11, whole genome shotgun sequence genome:
- the LOC140859634 gene encoding noroxomaritidine/norcraugsodine reductase-like, with protein sequence MEREKTTMQDAESSRANSGVKKWSLDGTTALVTGGTKGIGHAIVEGLAGFGATVHTCSRDEAELNKCLERWKTLNIHVTGSVCDVSSRAQREKLMEGVRSIFQGKLNILINNAGTSIVKPALDFTAEEYSFLMATNLESAFHLSQLAHPLLKASEAGSIVFISSIAGVTGMPNLSIYAATKGALNQLTKNLACEWANDNIRVNCVAPGPIRTPLMQPVLDDKEATARQVSHVPMRRIGEPEEVASLVSFLCLPAASYITGQLICVDGGWTASGF encoded by the exons ATGGAAAGAGAGAAGACAACCATGCAAGACGCAGAGAGTAGCAGAGCCAACAGCGGGGTGAAGAAATGGTCCCTCGATGGAACCACAGCTTTGGTCACTGGAGGCACCAAAGGAATCGG GCATGCCATAGTTGAAGGGTTAGCTGGATTTGGAGCAACCGTACATACATGTTCCAGGGATGAAGCAGAGCTCAACAAATGCCTGGAACGATGGAAAACTCTGAACATTCATGTCACCGGATCAGTTTGCGATGTCTCTTCCCGAGCCCAAAGAGAGAAACTAATGGAGGGTGTCCGTTCCATTTTCCAGGGGAAGCTCAATATCCTG ATTAACAATGCAGGGACGAGCATTGTGAAGCCAGCTTTGGATTTCACCGCTGAAGAGTATTCCTTTCTCATGGCTACCAACTTGGAATCAGCTTTCCATCTGAGCCAACTAGCTCACCCTCTTCTGAAGGCATCGGAGGCAGGCAGCATCGTCTTCATCTCCTCAATCGCAGGTGTTACAGGCATGCCAAATTTATCCATTTATGCAGCAACTAAAG GAGCACTGAATCAGCTCACAAAGAATCTGGCTTGTGAGTGGGCAAATGACAATATCCGAGTCAACTGTGTTGCTCCAGGGCCCATCCGGACACCACTCATGCAGCCT GTACTTGATGACAAGGAAGCTACAGCAAGACAAGTCTCCCACGTACCCATGAGGCGTATTGGAGAACCAGAGGAGGTGGCATCTCTTGTGTCATTCCTATGTCTACCTGCTGCTTCCTATATCACGGGTCAACTTATTTGCGTTGATGGAGGTTGGACTGCGAGTGGTTTCTAA